The Schizosaccharomyces pombe strain 972h- genome assembly, chromosome: I genome contains a region encoding:
- the gcv1 gene encoding glycine decarboxylase T subunit gcv1, translated as MNRSAALSILKRQSSTAASSSLKRTPLYDLHLKEGATIVPFAGFSMPVQYKGQTISASHKWTREHSGLFDVSHMVQWFVRGENATAYLESITPSSLKELKPFHSTLSAFTNETGGIIDDTIISKQDENTYYIVTNAACSEKDEANLKKHIENWKGVELERVQGRALIAIQGPETASVVQKLIPNVDFSVLKFGQSAYVDFKGVKCLFSRSGYTGEDGFEVSIPEEVSVDFASTLLADTRVRPIGLGARDTLRLEAGMCLYGSDIDDTTSPVEGSLSWIIGKRRRKEGGFVGSSRILKELKDGPSRRRVGFIVEKVPARHGSAVEVDGVEVGQVTSGCPSPTLGKNIAMGYISTGLHQVGTPAHIKVRNKLHPAQVVRMPFVETHYYK; from the coding sequence ATGAATAGATCTGCTGCTTTATCAATCTTAAAGCGCCAAAGTTCTACGGCAGCTTCTTCTTCACTCAAGAGAACTCCTTTATATGATCTGCatttaaaagaaggagCTACCATAGTCCCCTTTGCTGGTTTTTCAATGCCAGTACAGTATAAAGGTCAAACCATTAGTGCCAGTCATAAGTGGACACGGGAGCATTCTGGCTTATTTGATGTAAGCCATATGGTCCAATGGTTTGTGAGAGGTGAAAATGCTACTGCTTATTTGGAAAGTATCACACCTTCTTCGTTGAAGGAATTGAAGCCTTTTCATTCTACATTGAGTGCCTTTACAAACGAAACGGGTGGCATCATTGATGACACGATTATCAGTAAACAAGATGAAAATACTTATTATATTGTCACCAATGCTGCTTGTAGTGAGAAGGATGAAGCCAACCTTAAAAAGCACATCGAAAATTGGAAGGGCGTCGAATTAGAAAGGGTCCAAGGGAGAGCTTTAATCGCTATTCAGGGACCCGAGACTGCTTCTGTcgttcaaaaattaatccCAAATGTCGATTTTTCTGTACTCAAGTTTGGTCAGTCTGCATACGTGGACTTTAAGGGAGTTAAATGCCTCTTTTCTCGCAGTGGATATACAGGAGAAGATGGGTTTGAGGTATCCATACCAGAAGAAGTTTCTGTTGACTTTGCAAGCACTTTGTTGGCTGATACTAGAGTTCGTCCAATTGGACTTGGAGCCCGCGATACCTTACGTTTAGAAGCGGGAATGTGCCTTTATGGAAGTGATATCGATGACACGACCTCTCCAGTTGAGGGTTCCTTGTCCTGGATTATTGGTAAGCgtagaagaaaagaaggtGGTTTCGTTGGCAGTAGTCGAATCTTAAAGGAGCTTAAAGATGGCCCTTCACGTCGTCGAGTTGGTTTCATCGTTGAAAAAGTCCCTGCTCGTCATGGAAGCGCGGTCGAAGTTGATGGTGTGGAGGTTGGCCAAGTAACCTCTGGCTGTCCTTCTCCTACTCTGGGTAAGAATATAGCTATGGGTTACATTTCTACTGGGTTGCACCAAGTTGGTACTCCAGCGCACATTAAAGTTCGTAACAAACTCCATCCAGCCCAAGTCGTCCGCATGCCGTTTGTGGAAACCcattattataaataa
- the rps1001 gene encoding 40S ribosomal protein eS10: protein MLIPKENRKAIHQALFSQGVLVAKKDFNLPKHPEVGVPNLQVIKACQSLDSRGYLKTRYNWGWFYYTLTNEGVEYLREYLHLPAEVVPATHKRQVRPTAPRAGRPEPRERASADAGYRRAEKKDEGAAPSGFAPSFRGGFGRPQ, encoded by the exons ATGCTTATTCCTAAGGAAAACCGCAAAGCTATTCATCAAGCCCTTTTTTCACAAGGTGTTTTGGTTGCCAAGAAGG ATTTCAACCTTCCCAAGCACCCTGAAGTTGGTGTCCCCAACTTGCAAGTCATTAAGGCTTGCCAATCCTTAGATTCTCGTGGCTATCTTAAAACCCGCTACAACTGGGGATGGTTCTACTATACCTTGACCAACGAGGGTGTTGAGTATTTGCGTGAGTACTTACACCTCCCTGCTGAAGTTGTGCCTGCTACTCACAAGCGTCAAGTTCGTCCTACTGCTCCTCGTGCTGGCCGCCCTGAGCCTCGTGAGCGTGCTTCTGCTGATGCTGGTTACCGCCGTGCTGAGAAGAAGGATGAGGGTGCTGCCCCTAGCGGATTTGCTCCTTCTTTCCGTGGTGGTTTCGGTCGTCCTCAATAA
- the rpn11 gene encoding 19S proteasome regulatory subunit, ubiquitin-specific protease subunit Rpn11: protein MESLQRLLQGARMGTGMMGDQPLVDNSECVYISSLALLKMLRHGRHGTPMEVMGLMLGEFVDDFTVRVVDVFAMPQSGTGVSVEAVDPVFQKNMMDMLKQTGRPEMVVGWYHSHPGFGCWLSSVDINTQQSFEQLTPRAVAVVVDPIQSVKGKVVIDAFRLINPSTLMMGQEPRQTTSNLGHINKPSIQALIHGLGRHYYSLRINYKKTELEEIMLLNLHKQPWAHGLLLENFNSAAEKNHASIDKMKSLSEQYTERVQNEVTLSPEQLRIQYVGKQDPKKHLDAEVQKCIDNNISSMLACMLDSVAF from the coding sequence ATGGAATCTTTACAAAGATTGTTACAAGGTGCCCGCATGGGTACTGGTATGATGGGAGATCAGCCTCTTGTTGATAATTCCGAGTGTGTATACATTTCATCTCTAGCTTTGTTAAAAATGCTTCGTCATGGGCGACATGGTACACCAATGGAAGTTATGGGTTTGATGTTAGGAGAATTCGTTGATGACTTTACAGTACGTGTTGTTGATGTTTTTGCAATGCCTCAATCTGGTACAGGTGTCAGTGTAGAAGCAGTCGATCCagttttccaaaaaaatatgatggATATGCTTAAGCAAACAGGACGGCCAGAAATGGTTGTAGGTTGGTATCATTCTCACCCGGGTTTTGGTTGTTGGCTTTCTAGTGTCGATATCAACACCCAACAATCATTTGAGCAATTAACACCAAGAGCGGTGGCAGTTGTTGTCGACCCTATTCAATCTGTCAAAGGAAAGGTGGTAATTGACGCCTTTCGATTGATTAATCCGTCTACCCTAATGATGGGTCAGGAACCCAGACAAACAACTTCCAATTTGGGTCACATCAACAAACCTAGCATTCAAGCTTTAATTCACGGTTTAGGAAGACATTACTACTCCCTTCGCatcaattacaaaaaaactGAGCTTGAAGAGATCATGCTTTTGAATTTACACAAACAGCCTTGGGCACATGGTCTTTTACTTGAAAACTTTAATTCTGCTGCGGAAAAAAATCATGCTTCTATTGATAAGATGAAATCCTTGTCAGAACAGTACACTGAACGTGTTCAAAATGAAGTGACTTTAAGTCCGGAGCAACTTCGTATTCAATACGTTGGTAAACAAGATCCCAAGAAGCATCTTGACGCTGAGGTTCAGAAATGTATAGACAACAATATTTCTTCCATGTTAGCTTGTATGCTTGATTCCGTTGCCTTCTAG
- the sde2 gene encoding splicing regulator Sde2 translates to MECKTVFLNGDFLKNSVNVNLNRLATVETLLRHVLGDSYETVLERAYLTHQSRIVHPDIQLCKLEGKSTSAHLNLTLCTRVLGGKGGFGSQLRAAGGRMSKKRNEQENQDSCRDLDGNRLGTIRQAKELSEYLAKKPAETRAKKEAKKQKLNKVLAADSSSSRFDDHEYLEDLEQSVSNVRDAFQNSLLYRRGSTSASSFSSGSNGATTDEPAEKEARNNNSSINSWSRRMQASESSNEAEGEDSESQTSKSLYEWDDPLYGL, encoded by the coding sequence ATGGAGTGTAAGACTGTATTTTTGAATGgggattttttaaaaaactctGTCAATGTGAATCTTAATAGATTAGCTACCGTAGAAACGTTGTTACGACACGTCCTGGGCGATTCTTATGAAACAGTTTTAGAAAGGGCTTATTTGACACATCAAAGTCGAATTGTTCATCCAGATATTCAACTATGTAAATTGGAGGGCAAAAGTACTTCTGCGCACCTTAATTTGACTCTTTGTACTAGAGTTTTAGGTGGAAAGGGTGGTTTTGGCAGTCAGTTGAGAGCCGCCGGTGGCCGTATGTCAAAAAAGCGCAATGAGCAGGAGAATCAAGATTCTTGTAGAGATTTAGATGGCAACCGTTTAGGAACAATTCGCCAGGCGAAGGAATTATCTGAATATTTAGCGAAGAAACCTGCTGAAACTCGCGCAAAGAAAGAAGCTAAAAAGcagaaattaaataaagtaCTTGCTGCTGATTCATCGTCATCTAGATTTGATGATCATGAGTATTTAGAAGATCTTGAGCAGTCTGTTTCCAATGTACGCGatgcttttcaaaattctttGTTATACCGAAGGGGCTCAACTTCAGCCAGTTCTTTTTCATCCGGTAGCAATGGTGCTACTACCGATGAACCTGCCGAAAAGGAAGCTCGAAATAATAACTCTTCCATCAATTCCTGGTCGCGGCGAATGCAAGCTAGTGAATCATCAAATGAGGCAGAAGGCGAGGACAGTGAATCACAAACATCAAAATCCCTTTATGAATGGGATGACCCTTTATACGGATTGTAA
- the psd3 gene encoding phosphatidylserine decarboxylase Psd3, whose translation MPFTKSCRSANTLRKGIKNGKLILKIIVNDIDNVESCLSGDESNDSKKSSASFYMKLKYGSYRALADNILSTDENRKEDIAVFDVPLPNGLQIDTFTLCLYRKSKWKKQIVGEAYIGIQALLLSTNPDETCKYPVISPPSGRNKENQSPSHQICNLSLKWIIYDPEDADADSKTLAKAWLQQIKMNQTSIDPMSNISKSLKELEVDNVESDLEDSSFIAEPDSSIPPSESSVSISTDTGKETPPSKSKKSSNQPYVSIGEGNSDLLGFVFLEIISVSNLPPLKNVFRTGFDMDPFVITAFSKNIFRTKWLRHNLNPVYNEKFLFEVGAFESNYDLVFKVVDHDKMSLNDSIAVGSFNVQSIINSSAQVDPETGLYSFNIETSSPSQDTSSKAEDSPTVQKIADDFSSAVGKDLRTDIIEQIIPLTLCCKHDFSTPRDVKLSFKAMFFPIAALRQKFWRVMLAQYGDIEDGHIGKLGMYAVLDTLGSNIPNSMVDDIYTELSSKNHDDTSDSITVDEAVICLERLVDLVCHQDQQATQTPQSPSSNEESGPGTPTQTSDQYEDSEDSRNFPSKLYLVYLSNCPLCLKFKLSKVNQQKATVHLATCASHDWKRVDRLMMTSYVSLNQAQRRWFSKAFAKVVYGSSKVGSTSATTLVQNRQTGQIQEEKMNAYVRIGIRLLYRGIRNRRIEGSKVKKILRSLTLKQGMKYDSPISVKEIKPFIRFFDLNMNEVDMPVGGFKTFNEFFYRKLKPGSRPCAFPDNPDILVSPADSRIVAYECIEKATTYWIKGTEFTVERLLGYSNEAQRFVGGSICISRLAPQDYHRFHSPVNGCIGPITKIEGQYYTVNPMAIRSYLDVFGENVRVLIPIDSNEFGKVMLVAVGAMMVGSTVLTVDEGKIVQRSDELGYFKFGGSTVITLFEPNVTSFDEDLLRNSKTKIETLVKMGERIGQKIDPNKPTDAEDHSKSDS comes from the exons ATGCCTTTTACGAAAAGCTGCAGAAGTGCAAACACACTTCGGAAAGGAATTAAGAATggaaaattgattttaaaaattattgtaaATGAT ATTGATAATGTAGAGTCATGCCTTTCTGGCGATGAATCCAAtgattctaaaaaatcaagtGCTTCCTTT TATATGAAGTTGAAATATGGAAGCTACAGAGCTTTAGCTGACAACATCCTCTCAACCGATGAAAACAGGAAGGAAGACATTGCTGTTTTTGATGTACCTCTTCCCAATGGGCTGCAGATTGACACATTTACGCTTTGTTTGTATCgaaaaagcaaatggaaaaaacaaattgtaGGAGAGGCATATATAGGGATACAAGCATTACTTTTAAGCACAAATCCGGACGag ACATGCAAGTATCCAGTAATATCTCCACCTTCAGGTCGAAATAAGGAGAATCAGAGCCCCAGCCATCAAATATGTAATTTATCATTAAAATGGATTATTTATGACCCTGAAGATGCGGATGCTGATTCAAAGACATTAGCAAAAGCTTGGCTgcaacaaattaaaatgaacCAAACTTCGATTGATCCAATGTCCAACATTTCCAAGTCTCTGAAAGAACTAGAAGTTGACAATGTCGAATCTGACTTAGAAGATTCTTCTTTCATAGCGGAACCCGATTCGTCCATTCCACCAAGCGAGTCTTCAGTATCGATTTCTACTGACACCGGAAAAGAAACTCCTCcttcaaaaagcaaaaaatcttCTAACCAACCATATGTTAGTATCGGAGAAGGAAACTCAGATTTACTTGGTTTCGtgtttttagaaattataTCAGTTTCCAACCTACctcctttaaaaaatg TTTTTAGAACAGGCTTTGACATGGATCCGTTTGTTATTACGGCGTTctccaaaaatatttttcgcACTAAGTGGCTTCGTCATAATTTGAATCCCGtgtataatgaaaaatttttgttcgAAGTTGGAGCTTTTGAGAGCAATTACGACCTTGTTTTTAAAGTCGTTGATCACGATAAAATGTCCTTGAACGACTCCATCGCTGTCGGTTCTTTCAATGTACAAAGTATAATTAACTCGTCTGCTCAGGTTGATCCCGAAACTGGATTGTATTCATTTAATATAGAAACGTCTTCACCTTCTCAAGATACTTCTTCTAAAGCTGAAGATTCCCCCACcgttcaaaaaattgctgACGATTTTTCTTCGGCTGTTGGGAAAGATCTCAGAACCGATATTATAGAGCAGATAATACCGTTGACACTTTGTTGTAAGCACGATTTTTCAACTCCTCGAGATGTGAAATTATCATTTAAAGCAatgttttttccaattgCTGCTCTTCGACAAAAGTTTTGGCGTGTAATGCTTGCGCAATACGGCGATATCGAAGACGGACATATCGGCAAACTCGGTATGTATGCTGTTTTAGATACTCTAGGATCTAATATTCCCAATTCTATGGTCGATGATATTTACACCGAATTGTCATCTAAAAATCACGATGATACTTCTGATAGTATTACCGTCGACGAAGCAGTGATATGCTTGGAACGATTAGTAGACCTTGTGTGTCATCAAGATCAACAAGCTACACAGACTCCTCAAAGTCCTTCCTCAAATGAAGAAAGTGGTCCTGGAACACCCACGCAGACGTCAGATCAATATGAAGATTCAGAAGATTCTCGTAACTTTCCATCAAAACTATATTTGGTATATTTGAGTAATTGTCCCCTTTGcttgaaatttaaattaagtAAAGTGAATCAACAGAAAGCCACCGTGCATTTAGCAACATGTGCTAGTCACGATTGGAAACGAGTGGATAGGCTAATGATGACTAGCTATGTTTCATTAAACCAAGCTCAGAGAAGATGGTTTTCAAAG GCCTTTGCGAAAGTTGTTTATGGTTCTTCCAAGGTAGGATCAACTTCTGCCACCACGCTTGTACAGAATCGCCAGACCGGTCAAATACAAGAGGAGAAGATGAACGCATATGTTCGAATTGGTATTCGTTTGTTATACCGAGGTATTAGAAATCGAAGGATTGAGGGATCTAAAG tcaaaaaaatccttcGTTCACTCACTTTAAAACAAGGAATGAAATACGATTCCCCTATATCAGTTAAGGAAATTAAGCCATTTATTCgcttttttgatttgaatATGAACGAAGTTGATATGCCCGTTGGTGGCTTCAAAAC TTTTAACGAGTTTTTCTATCGAAAGTTGAAGCCAGGCTCAAGACCATGTGCGTTTCCGGACAATCCAGATATATTAGTTTCTCCCGCTGATAGTCGTATTGTAGCATACGAATGCATTGAGAAAGCTACTACTTACTGGATCAAGGGGACTGAGTTTACTGTGGAACGTTTATTAGGTTATTCTAATGAAGCCCAACGATTTGTTGGAGGATCAATTTGTATCTCACGTCTTGCTCCACAAGATTATCATCGATTTCATTCACCTGTGAACGGCTGCATTGGACCTATCACCAAAATTGAAGGACAATATTACACAGTCAACCCAATGGCTATCAGGTCTTATTTGGACGTTTTTGGTGAAAATGTTAGGGTACTAATACCCATTGATTCTAATGAATTTGGCAAAGTCATGCTTGTTGCTGTAGGTGCCATGATGGTTGGAAGCACAGTATTGACTGTCGATGAAGGAAAAATCGTTCAAAGAAGTGATGAATTGGGTTACTTTAAATTTGGAGGAAGCACGGTCATTACCCTATTTGAACCAAATGTAACTTCCTTTGACGAAGATTTATTGCGAAActccaaaacaaaaattgaaaccCTTGTAAAGATGGGCGAACGCATTGGACAAAAAATAGATCCAAATAAACCTACCGATGCAGAAGACCATTCAAAGTCAGATTCATAA
- a CDS encoding FAM32A family protein (DUF1754 family, human FAM32A homolog, implicated in mRNA splicing or surveillance), producing MDYVGGSLKLKNVKKKPLKKKKKDSKKLAEKVQEHSSRDKSPLEENGVSTYQMLRSKDTDSAMPMTEAQKHFESVQEQRLLQKAKNERLKTHKDRIDEYNRLLESQSEHFDMPKIGPG from the coding sequence ATGGACTACGTTGGTGGTTCTCTAAAACtgaaaaatgtaaaaaaaaaacctttgaaaaagaaaaagaaggattCTAAAAAACTTGCTGAAAAAGTTCAAGAGCATTCTTCCCGAGATAAATCACCtttagaagaaaatggCGTATCTACGTACCAAATGCTTCGCTCAAAGGATACAGACTCGGCTATGCCGATGACGGAAGCACAGAAACATTTTGAGTCTGTTCAGGAACAAAGATTACTTCAGAAAGCAAAGAATGAGCGATTGAAAACACATAAAGACAGGATTGATGAGTATAATAGACTACTGGAAAGTCAGTCGGAGCATTTTGACATGCCTAAAATTGGACCCGGCTAG
- the dpm1 gene encoding dolichyl-phosphate beta-D-mannosyltransferase catalytic subunit Dpm1 yields MSKYSVLLPTYNERKNLPIITYLIAKTFDQEKLDWEIVIIDDASPDGTQEVAKELQKIYGEDKILLKPRSGKLGLGTAYIHGLKFATGDFVIIMDADFSHHPKYLPEFIKLQKEHNYDIVLGTRYAKDGGVYGWNLKRKFISRGANLLASTVLGTGVSDVTGSFRLYKKPVLETLMSEVTSKGYVFQMEIIARAREHNYTIGEVPIAFVDRLYGESKLGMDDILGYLKGVFSLLFI; encoded by the exons ATGTCAAAATATAGCGTTTTATTACCAACCTATaatgaaaggaaaaatttaCCAATTATCACGTATTTGATCGCTAAGACCTTTGACCAAGAAAAGTTGGATTGGGAAATTGTTATAATCGACGATGCTTCACCCGACGGAACTCAAGAAGTTGCCAAGGAGCTTCAGAAAATCTATGGTGAAGACAAGATTTTACTGAAGCCTCGAAGCGGCAAGCTCGGACTGGGAACTGCTTATATTCATGGGCTAAAATTTGCTACAGGGGATTTCGTAATTATCATGGATGCCGACTTTTCTCATCATCCCAAATATCTCCCagaatttattaaacttCAAAAGGAGCATAATTATGATATTGTACTAGGTACCCGCTACGCCAAGGATGGTGGTGTTTATGGCTGGAACTTGAAGCGCAAGTTTATTTCTCGCGGTGCCAATTTGCTTGCTAGCACAGTTTTAGGAACTGGAGTATCAGATGTAACTGGAAGTTTCCGCCTTTACAAGAAGCCCGTATTAGAGACCCTTATGAGTGAGGTCACTAGCAAAGGTTATGTATTTCAAATG GAAATTATCGCCCGTGCTCGTGAACATAACTATACTATCGGTGAGGTACCTATTGCCTTTGTCGACAGATTGTATGGTGAAAGTAAACTTGGTATGGATGATATTCTTGGTTATCTTAAAGGTGTCTTCTCCTTGCTATTCATTTAA